GACACCCCAGAGAGCACATATCTCCTCACGTTGAAATTTTCTGGACTCGATAAACTGAGCATCGCGCTGAGAGATAGCAATCGGCTCATACTTCCAATTGCCTGCGACGAAAACGGTCTTACCGGCTGATCCAGATCCAGCTCGCTGCTGATCCCACGAAGTTTTAGCCGTGGTTAGTTCCGCAAGATCGATGTCATCCGGGGTGGACATGATACCCCCGGGGTCGCCACCGGTGCCAAAGTAGCTGGCAGCATACTTCTCCGCAGCTTTAGCTAGTCCCAATCCCTGTCGTGCGAGATCGATCGGACTATAGCCTTTGAGCCCATCGAAGCAAAACAAGGGTACATGGATGATGTCCGCAGGAGCTATCTGAGTCTCAGCATGACTCTCAGGGTCGGTAAATGTATAGATGAGGGACTTTTTTTTGCGCTTGGGCTCGATGAGGCGAGGCGGGATCGGCCATAGCGCTACTACTTGTCCCGCTGGGTTGCGCTCTATGAGGGCGTAGCCATTGCCTGTCAGAGCCATAGCCCCGGAGAGGGCGGTAAAAAATGTGAAAGCCGTCATCTCCGGGTTTGGCTCTTGCGTGAGCTTGTAGTACAGCGGGTGGTCTACAGCCTCGGTGTGATTTGCACCATCGATGGAATACATCTTCGCTGGCATGCCTGCTACACCGTTACCTATGACGCGGATGCAGGCATAGACAGCGCCGATGCGTAGCGCCGACTCTGTATTGATCGACTCGCCGGATACTGTGGGATAAGATCCGGAGAGTAGCTGGTATGCAGCGGGGGACGACAGTGATACAGCAGGATTTTCGAGGCTGAGACCCGCACCGCGCAACGTGATGGGCGCGGCATCGCGCTCCATCGATTCGCGTGCCGCCTGGATGGCTGAGAAGATTCCCATTTGTGTCCTTATGCGATGAGGAAAGCGTGTTTCCGTTTCGGAGCTGCCGGCGCGACGATCGCCCGCGCCAATGCATCGACGAGGGCAGCGATACCATCTATTTTTTCTCTACTTGCGGCTTTGTCAGGCTTAATGCAGCCGGCCGCGTCGATCGCCACCATGACGTTCGAGGCCATCCAACGCAGAACGGGATTACCGCCATGCGCTAATACTCCAGTGAGCACCAGCTCCATGAGCCGCTTGGTCGGCGCGTTGAGACTCAGAAACCCCTGCCTCAATACGACCATCTCAAAGCCATCGCCAGTGAGCTGCGTGACGAGCTGCTGCGCGTTGTAGGGATCATAGGCGATCTCCTTGATCTCATATTCGGCGGCCAACTCGTTTACCTGGGAGCGGATGAAGTCATAATCGATCACATCGCCAGGCGTGAGCGTGAATAACCCCTGTCGCGCCCAGACATCGTACGGCACACGGTCGCGCTTGCTGCGGGACTCGATCGCTTCCTCTGGCAA
This genomic interval from Acidisarcina sp. contains the following:
- a CDS encoding phage portal protein: MGIFSAIQAARESMERDAAPITLRGAGLSLENPAVSLSSPAAYQLLSGSYPTVSGESINTESALRIGAVYACIRVIGNGVAGMPAKMYSIDGANHTEAVDHPLYYKLTQEPNPEMTAFTFFTALSGAMALTGNGYALIERNPAGQVVALWPIPPRLIEPKRKKKSLIYTFTDPESHAETQIAPADIIHVPLFCFDGLKGYSPIDLARQGLGLAKAAEKYAASYFGTGGDPGGIMSTPDDIDLAELTTAKTSWDQQRAGSGSAGKTVFVAGNWKYEPIAISQRDAQFIESRKFQREEICALWGV